The DNA sequence ATACAAGGATATACTTGGAACTGGAGAAGCCTTCCTTCTTCCTGTGAGAAATCACTTGAGCAATTAAATTCTATAACTGCAAACTAGAAAATGAATTGAAAAAGAAGATGGTGGCGGATGGGTTCGTAGTAGCAAAAATTATAAAGACAACATAACTTCATATAGCAAAGGGACTCTACTATTAATAAATTCTCTGACATATAGGAGGTAAGGGTGAAATGATAAAAACATCCATAAATTTACAAGAGTTGAGAAAGAGAATATATTTTAAATCTAAAGAGGAAAAAGCAAAAGAAGTAACCAAGCAAAAAGGTAAATATTATGAGCTAGATTATGCTAGATTTGCAGATGATTTAGTAGTAACAGTATCAAGTCATTCAAGTATGAGAAGGTTGTTAAGTAAGGTAATTGAAAGGTTGAAAGAAGAATTTGAGAAAATAGAGGTAACAATAAATAAAGAGAAGTCAAGAGTAGTAGATTTGAAAAAAGGTGGAGTAATAAACTTTTTAGGATTTACAATGAAAAGGCGAAGGAATAAAAGTGGGAAATGGGGAATACTGACAATACCACAATCAAAGAAGAGGAAAGGATTGTTAGAAAAGATAAAAGAATTAATAAGAAGACATAGAACACTAGGAATATTCCAAATACTGGTAAATGAACTAAATACAACATTAAGAGGTTGGGTAAATTATTTTTCAATAGGGAATTCATCAAAGTGTTTTTCATATGTAAGAAATTATGTGGAGAAGAAATTGAGAAGGTATCTAATGAAGCAACGAGGGAAAAAGGGATATGGCTGGAAAAAATGGAGTAATGATTGGCTGTATAATGAAATAGGGTTATTTGATAACTATAAAGTAAAATATATACCAGAGTGAAAGTTAAACCAGAATAAACTTATATGATTTGAAAAGAAGTTAATAGGAAAGCCGTATGCGGGAGAACCGCACGTACGGTTTGAGGTGGCGGGTTCTGAAAACATAGTTTGGCTGTGCGTCAGAGCTCGACCCTACATATGACATTTTGGACAATTGATTATAAGGAGTAAAAAGATGAATAAAAAATTACTTATTATCAAAATAACCCTTTGGTGGGGCATTGTAGCTGATTTATTTGAAACTATCAGAATGATTTTCCCACAACTCTTTATTAAAACTACAGGTGCGACTTTATCATTAAATGATGGAATTAGATTTACATTATTATATGGTGCTCCTGTAATGTTAGGTTGGATAATTATCTTGTTTTGGGCAAGTCGGAAACCAATTGATAGAAGAGGTGTGTTTTTATGCCTAATGCCTGTAATTATATCCTATTTTATTGTTGAAATAATGAGTGTAAATTTAGGAAGACTAAGTTTAAATCAAACTATTCCAACATTCATACTTCAATCTGTATTATTGA is a window from the Haliovirga abyssi genome containing:
- a CDS encoding group II intron maturase-specific domain-containing protein, whose translation is MIKTSINLQELRKRIYFKSKEEKAKEVTKQKGKYYELDYARFADDLVVTVSSHSSMRRLLSKVIERLKEEFEKIEVTINKEKSRVVDLKKGGVINFLGFTMKRRRNKSGKWGILTIPQSKKRKGLLEKIKELIRRHRTLGIFQILVNELNTTLRGWVNYFSIGNSSKCFSYVRNYVEKKLRRYLMKQRGKKGYGWKKWSNDWLYNEIGLFDNYKVKYIPE